One window from the genome of Candidatus Melainabacteria bacterium encodes:
- a CDS encoding glutamine--tRNA ligase/YqeY domain fusion protein: protein MVTSSAPAPIKTGDFIRDIIDEDLKAGRHTKVLTRFPPEPNGFLHIGHAKSICLNFGLALEYREKLGHGTRCHLRFDDTDPAKEDTLFEDGIQADVRWLGFDWDGLYHASDYFEQMYDYAEYLIKEGKAFVCSLSDAEIKEYRGNVTTPGKNSPYRDRSVDENLDLFRRMRKGEFKDGEHILRAKIDMANPNMKMRDPMLYRIRHTAHHMTGDKWCIYPMYDYAHPISDAIEGITHSICTLEFENNRELYDWAIDNLIDYAKFPSRPHQYEFARLNLNYTVLSKRRLLELVEGKHVSGWDDPRLPTIAGLRRRGYTPESIRNFCSSVGVAKANSVVDMAQLEFCIRDDLNQSAPRVMAVLKPLKVVITNYPDDQVQELEAPYFPPDMGKQGSRKVPFCKEIYVEQDDFMLEPIKDFHRLAPGKEVRLRYSYCITCTDVVKDANGNVTELHATYDPATLGANPEGRKVKGTIHWVSARHAVDAELRLYDRLLSVEAPPAGKDSEFLNAVNPNALQVLTGCKIERSLGEAKAGERFQFERQGYFIADEKDHKAEAPVFNRIVTLKDSWAKAQKK from the coding sequence TTATCGATGAAGATTTGAAGGCTGGACGTCACACTAAAGTACTCACGAGATTTCCCCCGGAGCCAAACGGCTTCCTCCATATCGGTCACGCCAAGTCCATTTGCTTGAATTTTGGACTGGCGCTTGAATACCGTGAGAAATTGGGACACGGTACTCGCTGCCACCTGCGCTTCGACGATACAGACCCCGCCAAAGAAGACACTCTCTTCGAAGACGGCATCCAGGCCGACGTGCGCTGGCTCGGTTTTGACTGGGATGGGCTTTATCACGCCAGCGATTATTTCGAGCAGATGTATGACTATGCCGAATACCTGATCAAAGAAGGAAAAGCGTTTGTTTGCAGTTTGAGCGATGCTGAAATCAAAGAGTATCGCGGCAATGTCACTACGCCAGGAAAAAATTCTCCTTATCGCGATCGCAGTGTCGACGAGAACCTGGATCTCTTCCGTCGCATGCGCAAAGGTGAGTTCAAAGATGGAGAACATATTCTGCGCGCAAAAATTGACATGGCAAATCCGAACATGAAGATGCGCGATCCGATGCTCTATCGTATTAGACACACTGCGCACCATATGACCGGAGACAAGTGGTGCATCTATCCGATGTACGATTACGCTCATCCGATATCAGATGCAATCGAAGGAATCACGCACAGCATCTGCACTCTAGAGTTCGAGAACAATCGAGAACTGTACGACTGGGCGATCGACAATCTCATAGACTACGCAAAATTTCCGAGCCGTCCGCACCAATACGAATTTGCGCGTTTGAATTTGAACTACACAGTATTGAGCAAACGCCGTTTGCTCGAGCTGGTAGAAGGTAAACATGTGAGCGGTTGGGATGACCCGAGATTGCCTACAATAGCCGGGTTACGCCGCCGCGGATACACACCGGAAAGCATACGCAATTTCTGTTCCAGTGTTGGAGTAGCAAAAGCAAACAGCGTAGTCGATATGGCTCAACTAGAGTTTTGCATTCGTGACGATCTGAATCAAAGCGCACCACGTGTAATGGCAGTTCTCAAGCCATTGAAGGTCGTCATAACAAACTATCCGGACGACCAGGTGCAAGAACTGGAAGCGCCATACTTCCCGCCCGATATGGGCAAACAAGGCTCACGTAAAGTGCCGTTTTGCAAGGAAATTTACGTTGAGCAAGACGATTTCATGCTCGAACCGATAAAAGATTTCCATCGTCTCGCGCCAGGAAAAGAAGTGCGACTGCGCTATTCATACTGCATCACATGCACTGACGTCGTCAAAGATGCGAACGGAAACGTGACTGAGTTGCACGCGACCTATGACCCGGCAACACTGGGCGCAAACCCAGAGGGACGCAAGGTCAAAGGAACCATACACTGGGTTAGCGCTCGCCATGCTGTAGATGCAGAGCTGAGACTGTACGACAGATTGCTATCAGTAGAAGCGCCGCCAGCAGGGAAGGACAGCGAATTTCTCAATGCAGTCAATCCGAACGCATTGCAGGTGTTGACTGGTTGCAAAATCGAGAGAAGCCTGGGCGAAGCGAAAGCAGGGGAGCGGTTCCAATTCGAGCGGCAGGGCTACTTTATCGCAGACGAGAAAGACCATAAAGCTGAGGCGCCGGTGTTTAATCGCATCGTCACGCTGAAAGACTCATGGGCAAAAGCTCAAAAGAAATAG
- a CDS encoding DUF4343 domain-containing protein: protein MDLFLSPRHNQSSAAIESAAKEVGWNVHRLTNWRVPESYHASASGITAYGEPLFVAAIADALDLALIEPTFSWLSNLPAQYLKRKVELTTLGEARRLNMKTFAKPADDKCFAAKVYESGAAIEASQLLPKTSPVILSDVVDWELECRYFVLERKVMCSSPYSFDGELIDDSFVESDNNVNERSIFIESLLEDETVPLPPACVVDIGLIRGKGWAVVEANPAFGAGIYQCEPARVLPVLARSLVLRRDLSPSDHPWVLERTE from the coding sequence TTGGATCTGTTTTTGTCACCTCGCCATAATCAGAGTTCTGCGGCGATAGAATCTGCAGCAAAGGAAGTTGGATGGAATGTCCATCGACTCACAAACTGGCGCGTGCCTGAATCCTATCATGCCTCTGCATCTGGTATCACTGCGTATGGGGAACCACTGTTCGTAGCGGCTATCGCGGATGCACTGGACCTTGCTCTTATCGAGCCTACGTTCTCGTGGCTGTCAAATCTTCCTGCGCAATATTTGAAGAGAAAAGTAGAATTGACTACGCTCGGTGAAGCTCGACGTTTGAACATGAAGACCTTTGCTAAGCCCGCTGATGATAAGTGTTTCGCTGCCAAAGTCTATGAGTCTGGTGCTGCGATCGAGGCATCACAACTACTTCCGAAGACCTCACCTGTAATTTTGTCTGATGTGGTTGATTGGGAACTGGAATGTCGGTACTTTGTTCTGGAACGCAAGGTTATGTGTTCATCTCCGTATTCTTTTGATGGTGAGTTGATCGACGACTCGTTTGTTGAATCTGATAATAATGTCAACGAGCGATCCATTTTCATCGAGAGCTTGTTAGAAGATGAAACAGTTCCGTTGCCTCCCGCGTGTGTTGTAGACATTGGATTGATTCGAGGCAAGGGATGGGCTGTCGTCGAGGCGAATCCAGCCTTCGGTGCTGGAATATACCAATGCGAACCTGCCAGGGTTCTGCCAGTGTTAGCTCGTAGCCTTGTTCTCCGCCGGGACCTGTCACCATCCGATCACCCCTGGGTGCTTGAGAGAACCGAATAG
- a CDS encoding CHAT domain-containing protein yields MKKSDFANVRTLLNKFFACAISAALCTAQVPVSAEQAKWEKLYKEGSEGYIHGKYDQAELALRDALKECASRDKDYAKTEIMLADVLEAKRKYSEAKTLFMDALEISIKSTGEDSSDTASALWNLATFYSNRLHYAEAETLYEKIISLRKKNLGLNNAKTADAMADLSELYVTQRRFTEADTLNKQVLDIRTKLFGHESAAVAASLAQISNRLGQQHRYAEAEIPMKEALSIYQKLYGEDDSKTVDVLRGLADLYRVQGKSKEVQEYLDRIAASEKRKGKSAGHRDLYVKGKYLISKGRYAEAEPVFRDYQKLDDKPMPNTLVFKERAAQQAAMLVALCSDLHLDEFKPLEQKITGDADPKAPEYDQEAALSSADRFRLLLALYQFGVENPDKNTVRAMLKCIDMVDKNSFDSDSLVTSQAFLFTILRFASMNRRSFEMCKQCSRQYIEFVESIISKKNIDQKISLKNMVVKDAAGKAEEHHLSQQVWNSEPVAVEFLTRSILTMAYLSSDLEEAGDPDGRIKSRQLNALAVRVLERFSLQMDAQKCCDLLLEIAESCKMEGDYAQTKLVLSRLISLEQSHRSAATQRIRANALISLADVNLQECDYRSVIDTGQEAINLAIMKEPQMSVQRASVLEDMAQAAVMMQSEKAVDYAGEAIKVLKSTTLQGIEDLPAAASIDPNTFKARLIFAKSLIATGQPDAAITELQHIFPSGTETDDDRASMEKWLDVAEVCATLGDAQMTKRDFPTAKINYAKALDVHRQSRTKYSTMQQIDDMFNIAICNANLGDPISAASLCDMAAARLMTYSLEVFPDLSFAEQRNFVQQLSYYSSLLTSLRHSDSDIKSTFGYLLQWRGLLVSALRRQSVMADQSHDNQREPLVEKWRELKREISKLASSSGASDEALKSKIAEYSEQKEDLERQLLSGTAHSGTDDLKGMTADLFMQKLQATEAYIELSSYQPLNSNSAHYYAIVATPSTLRFIDIPDAESINNALRQWRQIGMYKQYGPGITLNTNTFRDLKFDAAQLSESSSDNSFSTLQTKLWKPIAKWLPGSVDRIILCDDGELSRLPWEMLVNEGSGRTFLTERVDSPRELLGLRSGSDIAKATSISAAQTQPHNRGQLQTKVTDPAQSSYLAQASAAAQQAPKTEKVLLVGAINYKNQGLKLEGTDREISAISKLLSNPGTQAGGSASEREVVILTGNQPTPDKIKALLPEVSIAHLATHGFFAVTSKDSNTPGLHRAMRIASTAIGDAIAVRNPLVSSGILLAAEPTKDNATSDSSQANAATTGNATVDRAEEGELTAEELVELNLNKCKLIVLSACETGRGTEERGQGVLGLRSVLMAAGAKSLLLSLWSVDDEATSFLMTEFYKHLLEGKSEALSLQLAKTAVRTNPQHPNWKAPCYWAAWALVGKGW; encoded by the coding sequence ATGAAAAAAAGCGACTTTGCAAACGTAAGAACACTTCTAAATAAATTCTTCGCATGCGCGATTTCAGCAGCTCTTTGCACAGCACAAGTACCTGTAAGTGCTGAGCAAGCCAAATGGGAAAAACTGTACAAAGAGGGCTCCGAAGGCTACATACACGGCAAATACGACCAAGCAGAATTAGCTCTTCGAGACGCTCTGAAAGAGTGTGCTTCTAGAGACAAGGATTACGCCAAAACTGAAATCATGTTGGCCGATGTATTAGAGGCTAAACGTAAATACAGTGAAGCCAAGACTCTATTCATGGACGCACTGGAAATTTCAATCAAATCCACTGGCGAGGATAGCTCAGATACCGCTAGTGCACTCTGGAACCTGGCGACTTTCTACTCAAACAGACTACACTACGCTGAGGCAGAAACGCTGTACGAAAAGATCATTAGCTTGAGAAAGAAAAATCTCGGCTTAAACAACGCCAAAACCGCTGATGCTATGGCGGATCTCTCAGAGTTATATGTAACACAACGTCGTTTTACAGAAGCAGATACTTTGAATAAGCAAGTGCTGGATATCAGGACAAAGCTGTTCGGGCATGAAAGTGCTGCCGTTGCCGCATCACTAGCTCAAATAAGTAACAGGCTCGGACAGCAACATCGATACGCCGAGGCAGAAATTCCAATGAAAGAGGCTCTGTCGATATATCAAAAGCTTTATGGGGAAGATGATTCAAAAACTGTAGACGTTTTGAGAGGCCTGGCCGACCTTTACCGTGTTCAAGGCAAATCGAAAGAAGTGCAGGAATACTTGGACCGCATCGCGGCTTCTGAAAAGAGAAAAGGAAAATCCGCAGGTCATCGGGATCTTTATGTCAAAGGTAAATACTTGATCAGCAAGGGACGCTATGCCGAAGCGGAGCCCGTGTTTCGCGACTATCAAAAATTGGACGACAAACCCATGCCGAACACTTTGGTTTTCAAAGAACGGGCAGCGCAGCAAGCCGCCATGCTTGTGGCACTATGCTCCGATCTTCATCTAGACGAATTCAAACCCTTAGAACAAAAGATCACTGGCGATGCGGATCCTAAGGCTCCTGAGTACGATCAAGAAGCAGCCCTGTCATCGGCAGACCGATTCAGGTTGCTGCTTGCCCTGTACCAATTTGGAGTTGAGAATCCAGATAAAAATACGGTCAGGGCGATGCTCAAATGCATCGACATGGTCGACAAAAATAGCTTTGACTCAGACTCTCTGGTGACTTCGCAAGCATTTCTTTTTACAATTCTTCGGTTTGCATCAATGAACCGTCGTTCCTTCGAAATGTGCAAACAATGCTCTCGGCAATATATTGAATTTGTCGAGAGCATTATATCGAAGAAAAACATCGATCAGAAAATCTCGCTTAAAAACATGGTCGTTAAAGATGCGGCAGGAAAAGCAGAAGAACATCATTTAAGTCAACAAGTTTGGAACTCCGAGCCGGTCGCAGTAGAATTTTTGACGCGCTCAATTCTAACCATGGCATACCTCTCTAGCGATCTTGAAGAAGCGGGCGATCCAGACGGACGCATCAAATCCAGACAACTGAATGCTCTTGCAGTGCGCGTCTTAGAGCGATTCTCGCTCCAAATGGATGCACAAAAGTGCTGCGACTTGCTGCTAGAGATAGCGGAAAGCTGCAAAATGGAAGGCGATTACGCGCAAACCAAACTTGTTCTCTCTAGACTGATCTCACTTGAACAGTCACATCGAAGCGCTGCAACTCAACGAATTCGTGCCAATGCATTAATCTCTCTAGCGGATGTCAACCTGCAGGAATGTGACTATCGCTCCGTAATAGATACAGGGCAAGAAGCAATCAATCTAGCTATTATGAAAGAGCCACAGATGTCCGTACAAAGAGCGTCCGTACTCGAAGACATGGCGCAGGCTGCAGTAATGATGCAGTCAGAGAAAGCGGTTGACTATGCAGGCGAAGCAATCAAGGTACTAAAATCTACCACCTTACAAGGTATTGAAGATCTCCCGGCTGCCGCTTCCATAGATCCCAACACATTCAAAGCAAGACTCATTTTCGCGAAGAGCTTGATAGCGACTGGCCAACCAGACGCGGCCATTACCGAGTTGCAGCATATTTTTCCTTCGGGCACTGAGACAGACGATGATCGTGCCTCAATGGAAAAATGGCTAGATGTAGCAGAAGTTTGTGCCACCCTTGGGGACGCCCAAATGACGAAGCGTGATTTTCCTACTGCAAAAATAAATTACGCAAAAGCGCTCGACGTGCATCGCCAGAGCCGAACCAAATATTCGACTATGCAGCAAATAGACGATATGTTTAACATCGCGATTTGCAATGCGAACCTGGGCGATCCAATTTCTGCCGCAAGTTTATGCGATATGGCCGCAGCGCGACTAATGACTTACAGCCTTGAAGTCTTTCCGGACCTCTCATTTGCGGAACAAAGGAATTTTGTCCAGCAATTGAGCTATTATTCCAGCCTCCTCACTTCTTTACGACATTCAGATTCGGATATCAAAAGTACTTTCGGCTATTTACTCCAATGGCGAGGACTTCTAGTCAGTGCTTTGCGCAGACAATCGGTGATGGCGGATCAGTCGCATGACAATCAACGTGAACCCCTGGTGGAAAAGTGGAGAGAACTCAAGCGCGAAATATCAAAACTGGCAAGTTCCAGTGGCGCTTCCGACGAAGCGCTGAAATCTAAGATTGCGGAATATTCCGAGCAAAAGGAAGACCTGGAACGCCAACTTCTTTCAGGCACCGCTCATAGTGGCACCGATGACCTCAAAGGCATGACTGCCGATTTGTTTATGCAAAAGTTGCAAGCAACTGAAGCCTACATTGAACTGAGCAGCTATCAACCACTCAATTCAAATTCCGCCCATTACTACGCAATAGTTGCAACACCATCGACTCTAAGATTTATTGACATTCCCGATGCTGAATCAATCAACAACGCACTTCGACAGTGGCGGCAGATAGGAATGTACAAACAGTACGGGCCGGGTATCACTTTAAATACGAATACTTTTCGGGACCTGAAATTTGACGCAGCTCAACTCTCCGAAAGTTCGAGCGATAACTCATTCTCAACACTGCAGACAAAACTCTGGAAACCAATAGCTAAATGGTTGCCCGGTTCCGTAGATCGTATCATTCTCTGTGATGATGGTGAATTATCACGATTGCCCTGGGAAATGTTAGTCAACGAAGGGTCTGGAAGAACGTTCCTGACGGAGCGCGTCGACAGTCCGCGCGAACTGCTCGGACTCAGGAGTGGTTCGGATATTGCTAAGGCTACAAGCATTTCTGCTGCTCAGACTCAGCCTCACAATCGCGGTCAGCTCCAAACTAAAGTGACGGATCCTGCTCAATCATCGTATTTAGCTCAGGCATCGGCTGCAGCTCAGCAAGCGCCTAAAACGGAAAAAGTTTTGCTCGTCGGTGCGATCAACTACAAAAATCAGGGTCTGAAGTTAGAGGGAACCGACAGAGAGATATCAGCTATCAGCAAGCTCCTGAGCAACCCGGGTACACAAGCTGGTGGCAGCGCCTCAGAGCGAGAAGTTGTGATTCTCACAGGTAATCAACCTACACCAGACAAAATAAAAGCGCTTCTGCCTGAAGTGTCGATTGCACATTTAGCGACCCACGGATTCTTTGCAGTAACGTCAAAAGATTCAAATACACCGGGATTACACCGCGCTATGCGCATTGCCAGCACGGCAATCGGTGACGCCATTGCTGTGCGAAACCCACTGGTCTCCTCGGGCATACTGCTGGCAGCCGAGCCAACAAAAGATAACGCCACCTCTGATTCTTCACAAGCAAACGCTGCCACTACCGGCAATGCAACCGTGGACAGAGCCGAAGAAGGCGAATTGACTGCCGAAGAGCTCGTAGAGCTTAATTTGAACAAGTGTAAGTTAATCGTGCTATCCGCCTGTGAGACAGGTCGCGGCACGGAGGAGCGCGGTCAGGGAGTCCTGGGTCTCAGGTCTGTCTTGATGGCTGCAGGTGCAAAATCACTACTTCTTTCGCTCTGGTCAGTCGATGATGAAGCCACGAGTTTCTTGATGACCGAGTTCTACAAACACCTGTTGGAAGGGAAATCTGAGGCTTTGTCACTGCAACTTGCCAAAACAGCAGTGCGCACTAATCCCCAACACCCCAATTGGAAAGCACCATGCTATTGGGCCGCCTGGGCGCTTGTGGGAAAGGGCTGGTAA
- a CDS encoding TlpA family protein disulfide reductase has translation MIMKVLNTVFCASLILSSLCNAALAESAQEAGYPPYVKDKKLHATRDLRGKKAPAIKVAQWVSGSLPDRKGKVTLIEFWATWCPDCHRARPILNKFQEKFGADLVSVGISDEPEDVIKKYLEKNPVDFSVASAPDKKMYKTVGVKGIPLVLVVSADGIVRWEGYIDSKEDPLTEDKLAQIIKASQSSKSRKVH, from the coding sequence ATGATTATGAAGGTCCTGAATACAGTCTTTTGCGCGAGTTTGATTCTGTCGAGTTTATGCAACGCTGCTTTAGCGGAGTCTGCCCAGGAAGCCGGCTATCCGCCGTACGTGAAAGATAAGAAATTGCATGCGACACGCGATTTGCGTGGCAAGAAAGCTCCCGCAATTAAGGTGGCGCAATGGGTAAGCGGTTCTCTCCCAGATAGAAAAGGCAAAGTAACACTTATAGAATTCTGGGCGACGTGGTGTCCTGATTGCCACAGAGCGCGCCCCATACTCAACAAGTTTCAAGAGAAATTTGGTGCAGATTTAGTCTCAGTCGGAATTTCGGATGAGCCCGAGGATGTTATCAAAAAATATCTTGAGAAGAATCCGGTCGACTTTAGTGTTGCTTCGGCGCCTGACAAAAAGATGTACAAGACCGTCGGCGTCAAAGGGATTCCACTGGTGCTGGTCGTGTCAGCCGATGGCATTGTGCGTTGGGAAGGCTACATAGACAGCAAAGAAGACCCGTTGACCGAAGACAAACTGGCTCAAATCATCAAAGCCAGTCAGTCCTCCAAATCTCGGAAAGTCCATTGA
- a CDS encoding GNAT family N-acetyltransferase, with amino-acid sequence MPISIREATSFDAHTLYQMIYELAAYEKEEQSVKVTVADLEHQLRQASPPFGCLIAELDGAQCGFALYFYGYSTWEGTRTLYLEDLYVNPNYRGRGIGLELMRRLARHAEAEKCHRFEWSVLNWNEPAINFYETLGAEPMSDWTRYRMNADSMAQLLDSHSQKTA; translated from the coding sequence ATGCCGATTTCAATCAGAGAGGCGACATCGTTTGACGCCCATACTCTCTATCAAATGATCTATGAACTTGCTGCCTACGAAAAAGAAGAGCAGAGCGTCAAAGTAACAGTAGCGGATCTGGAACATCAATTGAGACAAGCGTCCCCTCCATTCGGATGCTTAATTGCAGAATTAGACGGTGCGCAATGCGGATTTGCTCTCTACTTTTATGGTTATTCGACCTGGGAGGGCACGCGAACGCTTTATCTGGAAGACTTGTACGTCAATCCAAACTATCGAGGTCGGGGGATCGGGCTAGAATTGATGCGCAGGCTAGCTCGCCATGCAGAGGCTGAAAAGTGTCATCGGTTTGAATGGTCAGTACTAAACTGGAACGAGCCGGCGATAAATTTCTACGAGACGCTGGGTGCCGAACCAATGAGCGACTGGACACGATACAGGATGAATGCAGATTCGATGGCACAATTGCTCGACTCACATTCGCAAAAGACAGCTTGA
- a CDS encoding DUF4253 domain-containing protein, which translates to MPKSKELNLNVADARQAVDFISAVQAGKVDEVKNFLATGLSPDTRDAMNKLAPGDPSFKRREKMSHRCVGLSALSSAACLGQTEICKILLDAGASINIQEPQNAMRTPLMIAVEYGQISVMHLLLEKNADCLASDIVGNTALKLTKYLKDPTEAKQAIEAHLNKQKDRMTVAQAVIHNDTAQLKKLLSAGHSPDEFHSDGYSALFYASIVGSLEILELLLESGADLNIGANGKQQPLTVLSYKDDELCHITAKEYFDKKAERTIYSNRLLFGEAPIFAACEVGRTDVVRRLIKAGCDVNATTKIGSVSPLMLAIVSQNEELIEFLIEAGANLTHRDSRQATILEWASKANHGPDDTSVRNLIREKLGMNNAKQDFKEAFKKFKEIEATPAFQSTIEYLADVCQTKSYPWKKKKGVHRFYVNVKGWDNIGQTFGKGAEYVKGAPKDEKDQRKRELADAMQEQVRSRGFLLISHKDEEGSAMFLLFPTLNKYEVIAACGTDGINYGHGNAEIIQLLTEMEEEHPFILSDCMHNAVGGRFTKAIAEPHQLASFLYSFCPDLADGEIVCDEDDIAKELEKNQRFYLWWG; encoded by the coding sequence ATGCCAAAGTCGAAAGAATTAAACTTAAATGTAGCGGATGCCCGCCAAGCAGTCGATTTCATATCCGCAGTGCAGGCTGGAAAAGTGGACGAAGTGAAAAATTTCCTTGCCACCGGGCTGTCACCAGACACGCGCGATGCGATGAACAAGCTCGCGCCCGGAGATCCAAGCTTTAAGCGGCGAGAGAAAATGTCACATAGATGTGTAGGGTTGTCAGCACTGTCATCTGCTGCATGTCTTGGGCAGACAGAGATTTGCAAAATTTTGCTAGATGCGGGTGCGAGTATAAACATTCAGGAGCCCCAAAATGCGATGCGAACACCGCTGATGATTGCCGTCGAATACGGACAAATCTCAGTTATGCATCTGCTGCTGGAAAAGAATGCAGACTGCCTCGCATCAGACATAGTCGGCAACACGGCACTTAAATTGACCAAATATTTAAAAGATCCTACCGAGGCTAAACAAGCTATCGAAGCACATCTCAATAAGCAAAAGGATCGCATGACAGTGGCTCAAGCAGTGATCCACAATGACACTGCTCAACTCAAGAAATTACTATCCGCTGGACACTCTCCCGATGAGTTTCATTCTGATGGTTACTCAGCCCTTTTTTACGCGAGCATAGTCGGCAGTCTTGAAATTCTGGAGCTTTTGCTCGAGTCCGGCGCCGACTTGAATATAGGCGCTAACGGTAAGCAACAGCCACTAACGGTCTTGTCCTACAAAGATGACGAGTTGTGTCACATTACTGCAAAAGAATATTTTGATAAGAAAGCAGAACGAACTATATATTCCAATCGACTGCTTTTTGGAGAAGCACCGATATTCGCAGCGTGCGAAGTAGGCAGAACAGATGTTGTTCGTCGGCTAATCAAAGCAGGTTGTGATGTAAATGCAACAACAAAAATCGGAAGTGTTTCACCACTCATGCTGGCTATAGTTTCGCAGAATGAAGAGCTCATCGAATTTTTAATTGAAGCTGGAGCGAACCTGACACATCGAGACTCACGTCAAGCAACCATACTTGAATGGGCTTCCAAAGCCAATCATGGACCGGATGATACATCAGTCAGAAATCTGATTCGCGAAAAGCTTGGAATGAACAATGCCAAACAAGACTTCAAAGAAGCATTTAAAAAGTTCAAAGAGATTGAGGCAACACCTGCGTTTCAGTCCACTATCGAATACCTAGCTGATGTCTGTCAAACCAAGTCATATCCATGGAAAAAAAAGAAGGGTGTCCATCGGTTCTACGTCAACGTAAAAGGCTGGGACAACATAGGTCAGACGTTTGGTAAGGGCGCAGAATATGTCAAAGGCGCCCCAAAGGATGAGAAAGACCAACGCAAAAGAGAACTTGCAGATGCAATGCAAGAGCAAGTACGCTCAAGAGGTTTCCTACTCATTTCACACAAAGATGAAGAAGGCTCCGCAATGTTTCTGCTGTTCCCGACTTTGAATAAGTATGAGGTAATAGCGGCTTGCGGTACGGATGGAATCAATTATGGTCACGGCAACGCGGAGATCATTCAGCTGCTAACAGAAATGGAAGAAGAACATCCATTCATCCTATCAGACTGCATGCATAATGCGGTTGGTGGACGCTTTACGAAAGCCATCGCCGAGCCACATCAACTCGCCAGCTTTTTGTACTCATTCTGCCCTGATCTCGCAGACGGTGAAATCGTGTGCGATGAAGATGATATTGCAAAGGAGCTTGAAAAGAACCAGAGATTTTACTTGTGGTGGGGTTGA
- a CDS encoding glyoxalase has product MEPLIDHIQITVKDITAAEGFYEKLLPLLGFQANSKGSAVIDEHEFHVVEWKHPRLCFAITSPRKAFAHDTVNRRKPGALHHLAFKAASREEVNELYDELTKIGATIVSPPRDYPEYTPAGYYAVYFKDPDGIKYEIVYYPPSPN; this is encoded by the coding sequence GTGGAACCGCTCATCGACCACATCCAGATAACCGTCAAAGATATCACCGCTGCCGAGGGATTCTATGAAAAACTTCTGCCTCTGCTCGGATTCCAAGCCAACAGCAAGGGCAGTGCTGTAATTGACGAACATGAATTTCATGTCGTGGAGTGGAAGCATCCGCGATTATGTTTTGCCATTACGTCGCCCAGAAAGGCTTTTGCACACGATACTGTCAATCGCAGAAAGCCAGGAGCATTGCACCATCTTGCTTTTAAGGCCGCATCAAGGGAAGAAGTAAACGAGCTCTACGATGAACTGACGAAGATTGGTGCCACAATAGTAAGCCCTCCGCGAGACTATCCTGAATATACGCCTGCAGGTTATTACGCCGTTTATTTCAAAGATCCGGACGGTATCAAGTACGAAATCGTGTACTACCCGCCTTCGCCGAATTAA
- a CDS encoding rhodanese-like domain-containing protein: MRALIAVAVLLVTLTVPGMAENKKYPKAKVSFEDYKALVTEVEPHRASRLVDLDQFLKMSQEPGVIILDSRSTFRFDRIHLKGAKHLSFTDFTQNNLAKVIPSFDTKILIYCNNNFDGNQTDFASKVAAPRPKANNAIASQIASQDKPRMMALNVPTYINLYGYGYHNVYELNELVKVNDRRVAFEGTIAEAK; encoded by the coding sequence ATGAGAGCACTAATTGCGGTGGCAGTACTTTTAGTAACCCTGACTGTTCCGGGAATGGCAGAAAACAAAAAATATCCGAAAGCGAAAGTGAGTTTCGAAGATTACAAAGCTCTAGTGACAGAGGTTGAACCTCACAGAGCAAGTCGGCTGGTCGATCTGGATCAGTTTCTAAAAATGAGCCAGGAACCGGGAGTCATAATCTTGGACAGCCGCTCAACATTTCGATTTGATCGAATTCACCTTAAAGGCGCTAAACACCTTAGTTTTACAGACTTCACGCAGAACAACCTGGCAAAAGTAATTCCGTCCTTCGACACGAAGATACTTATTTACTGCAACAACAACTTCGACGGCAACCAAACAGACTTCGCTTCAAAAGTGGCGGCACCACGCCCAAAAGCAAATAATGCAATTGCGTCTCAGATCGCATCGCAAGACAAACCGAGAATGATGGCTCTAAATGTTCCCACTTACATAAATCTATACGGCTATGGCTACCACAATGTGTACGAATTGAATGAACTCGTTAAGGTCAACGATCGGCGGGTCGCTTTTGAAGGTACCATCGCGGAAGCGAAGTAG